In Desulfosporosinus youngiae DSM 17734, the genomic stretch CAGATCATTGCTGTTGATTTGGACAATCACCGCTTAGGTATTGCTTTAAACCAGGGAATAGCTGATAAGGCCATTAACCCTCAATCAGAAGAGCCCCTTAAAGTCATCAAAGATCTGACGGATAACCGGGGGGCTGATGTGGTCATCGAAGCAGTGGGCAGCAAAACAAGCTTTGAAGCTGCTTTCCGCTATATACGGCCGGGAGGAACAGTCTCCCTTCTGGGGGTATATACCATGGGGGTGGATTTCCCCATTAATCAACACTGGCGCAGGAACCTGTCGGTGAAGATGGGACTGGTAGAGGTTACCCATATGAATTTACTCATTGAGCTGATTAAAGATGGCCAAATAAACACTAACTTTCTCATATCTCATGTTTTACCCTTCACTGAAATCATGAAAGGATATGAACTTTTTGAAAACCGGGTGGATAACGCTCTGAAAGTCGTTTTAAAGGGTTAATACCCGTCCGGTTCAAGGAGCTGGTCCAGCTCGCCAAGACTATAAAGGAGCAGGTGGTGATGTCATGGAAAATCAGGAATACACGTCCCTTCTCTGTGAGCAGGAGGAAGGCGTGGCCATTGTAGTAATTAACCGGGCTGAGGTTATGAATGCCCTTAACGGCCAAGTTTTTAATGAACTTGGCAGAATCTTTGCCGAACTGGAGGCAGACGATACAGTTCAGGCGGTGATTTTAACCGGCAGCGGTAAAAAAGCCTTTGCTGCCGGGGCAGACATCAGCCAAATGCAGAAGATGACCACTCTTGAAGGGCGTAAACTGGCCCTGGCTGTCAAAGCAGCCCAGGATAAGATAGCCTCTCTGAGCAAACCGGTGATAGCGGCGGTTAACGGATTTGCTCTGGGTGGCGGCTGCGAGGTGGCTATGTGCTGTGACTTCCGGATTGCCGCTGAGAATGCCAGGTTCGGTCAACCGGAAATCAACCTGGGTATCATACCCGGCGGCGGAGGAACTCAGCGTCTGACTAATCTGGTGGGTTTGGCCAGAGCTAAAGATCTGGTCTTAACCGGAAGAATCATTGATGCCCAGGAAGCCCTGAACATAGGCTTGGTCAACAAGGTCGTAGCGGCGGAGTTACTGATCAGTGAAGCTAAAAAACTGGCTTATAGTCTCGCTGAGAAGAGCGGCTTTGCCTTGAATATGGCTAAAGTGGCCCTGAACCAGAGTGTCAGTTTGGATCTTGAAAGCGGGTTGGATTATGAAATCGAGTGTTTCGCGGCTTGCTTCTCAACCTATGATCAAAAAGAAGGCATGGCTGCCTTTGCGGAAAAAAGGAAACCGAAATTTATGGGCAGATAAACGTTATGTCCGATAGACCTTTAATAACTTCTAAACAATGATTGAGACTAAAAGACTCCGGAAAAAAGACGATTGAAAAAGGGGTGTTAAGCAACATGGAAATTAAAAATGTGGCAGTTATCGGTGCCGGTGCCATGGGCCTAGGGATTGCCCAAGTGTCGGCTCAGGCGGGTTATCAGGTCAGTTTAAATGATATATCCGAGAATAGCTTGGAAAAGGCCATGAAAGCCATTACCAAGTCGCTGGATAAGAGCGTGGAAAAGGGTAAGCTGACGGCTGAGTCCAGAGATGAGATTCTGGGCCGGATCAAAACCACCACTGATTTGGCCGGAGCTGTCCGGGATGCCGACCTGGTAGTTGAGGCAGTTTTTGAAAACCTTGCCCTGAAACAGGATATTTTCAAGAGGATCGATCAAATAGCTCCTCCGCATGCTATTTTTGGCTCCAACACATCCACCCTTCCCATCGCGGCCATAGCCGGCGGCACAGGACGGCTGGACAAATTCGTGGGAATCCACTTTATGAATCCGGTTCCCTTGATGAAGGGAGTGGAGTTGATTCGCGGCCGTCATACTTCCGACGAAACTCTGCAGATCAGCTTGGATTATGTTAAGTCT encodes the following:
- a CDS encoding enoyl-CoA hydratase/isomerase family protein, whose protein sequence is MENQEYTSLLCEQEEGVAIVVINRAEVMNALNGQVFNELGRIFAELEADDTVQAVILTGSGKKAFAAGADISQMQKMTTLEGRKLALAVKAAQDKIASLSKPVIAAVNGFALGGGCEVAMCCDFRIAAENARFGQPEINLGIIPGGGGTQRLTNLVGLARAKDLVLTGRIIDAQEALNIGLVNKVVAAELLISEAKKLAYSLAEKSGFALNMAKVALNQSVSLDLESGLDYEIECFAACFSTYDQKEGMAAFAEKRKPKFMGR
- a CDS encoding 3-hydroxyacyl-CoA dehydrogenase family protein — its product is MEKGVLSNMEIKNVAVIGAGAMGLGIAQVSAQAGYQVSLNDISENSLEKAMKAITKSLDKSVEKGKLTAESRDEILGRIKTTTDLAGAVRDADLVVEAVFENLALKQDIFKRIDQIAPPHAIFGSNTSTLPIAAIAGGTGRLDKFVGIHFMNPVPLMKGVELIRGRHTSDETLQISLDYVKSLGKETAVAADYAGFIVSRILDAMLNEAVKCVMDGNDPEEIDKAMKLCCNFPIGPLALIDLVGADIVLKGLETMKGDFGDKYTPAPLLQQMVRGGDLGRKTGRGFYKY